A window of Centroberyx gerrardi isolate f3 chromosome 6, fCenGer3.hap1.cur.20231027, whole genome shotgun sequence genomic DNA:
TAGATTTCATTTGATCTTTTCATTCTTTATTCAAATAGtcaagaggggggaaaaaatccttcTGCAAAGATGTCTAGCAAGAGACCAGTGGCCTGAGGGTGAAGTGGAGAGCGGAGCATCGAGAAAAGGAGGATAGGAAGAGGGGGGAATGTGAGGGGGAAattggaggatggagggaggtgaaAATAGGTTGAGGGGAACAGACTGAGAATATTAGGTTCAGTTGGGGAGGTGTaaaggtgagagggagggagacagaggcaggggGATTGGACGATGAGGAGgtacgaggaggaggagcggggagaGATAGGAGGATGGAAGCATCGAAGctggagaggtgaagagagggcAAGGAGGGCTTTGGGGTAGAGGatgagtaatgtgtgtgtgcatgtgtgtgtgtgtatgtgtgtaaaataTCCAGACCACTCACAGGTGTAGTTACGACTCCAGAATCGGGACTCTGGTCCACAGAGAGGGGGGTGTGTGTAACGCGGAGGTCAGAGTACGGGGACGAGTGGGATTTGGGAAAACTGCCGCTGATAGTGTTCACACCTgaagaactgagagagagagagagagagagagagagagagagagagagaaataagagaagaaggaagaaagagagagagataaaggtgAGAGGTAAAGGACAAGGAAAGTGCAgataaaggaaaaaagaaatagcAGGTAAGGGGAAAGAGACATAGGGTCATCCACAGCTGCACTTCTTACAGACCTAATATCCTCAGAAATGGGTCAAACTTAACTCCCAATACATTATAGCTTCTTTAGGCTTTTTCTAAACCCTGCTGCTACCGTCTCCCCTGTCTGAGGGGAGCTGTCTTGTCTGTAACGGAAGCCCCGGTGGACATCCGCTGACCGGCGCCCGAGTGGTTCGAGTTACGGTGAACCGGGCCTGACGCAGCGGATTAGGCCCGGTCGCCATAACAGCGGAGGACACCTGAGCAGGTGCCATTAGCTTATAATAGCTGCCTGTATAGGCTACAAGGGCTAGCTGGACACCAACGCTTCTATAATTGATACTGCCTGCGCTTGTTCTGTAATATTTGTTACTGTACAAGCGTTTGATGCTGGCTCAAGTagataatattgtaatattcaAGTTCATTAATTTGAGGCTTTACtcgtttagtttagtttaaatgTTGGGGCTTGTAAAGGCAATACTATGATACAGGCCTACTGTATGTTAAACTGACCAACATTTTCTCTTGAAATTGATACTGTCGTTAAACTGACAAATAGGCATCACAGACTAAACCACATGTCTAATGCATGCATACAGAGGCTGCTGGTTTTGGCTTACCTTTCTGACATGTCCCAATGTTCTGGTCGATTCTCTTGGCCCTTAACACATTCTGAACGGCTCGGTTTAGCCCTGCAGCTGAACGGTTACCCATGGAGGCCGGTGGTTCTGCTAATATTTGTCAGGAGAGAGAGCTCCGTCCTGTTCGCTGGCTCGGGGAGACTGACaccaccgtgtgtgtgtatgtgtgtgtgtgtgtgtgtgtgtgtgtgtgtgtgtgtgtgtgtgtgtgtgtgtgtgtgtgtgtgtgtgagagagagagagagagagagagagagagagagagagagagacgttccCGGAATGGCAGGTGGAACGACAGCGACAGGTCACTGGGGGCAGGTGTTGCTCGTCGCCTGGCAACACAGTGTTCGGGTGTAACACACAAGATAGCTAGAGACAGTAGAAGGGTACGGCTGCACAGCGCACTCTCAGGTCCCTCTGCCAGACACACGTGCAGAAGACAGACACACCATTACATGGGCTATGTGTAGCATGCTAAAGCTTTAATGTAtgattgtcaaatgaattgtgatacatTGGTATAATTGCCATAAACTAATGAGATCACGGTCGAGACATTTTTATAAACTGGATGTTGCTACTGTgatcaaaggttttctctttcgctttactgaagaggataaacatggtGGAAGTGCTTACTTGTTTCAttatctgccattgccagaaactctgaaagctccGTCTGCATTGAGCAgtcaccctcttcctctttgtACCATAAAGCAATCTTCATTTTTGTACCATAAAGCAATCTTCCtatgtgccgtaaagcaatccagcagactTCCCATGAAATctgacccggtggcacacaatgaaaaatgcagcgtagaggccggtagaggctgccaattgTCTTGGCaatggtcttatttgtttatgggaaattattataatttctctcaattaatgtggtaatgatttattgatgttaaaatgctacacacctTTAAGTAACATCGCAGAGGCTTAGATCTTGTAgaaaggggtggggtgggtgggtgaagGTAATTTTGATTTCTttccagtggcacacaatgaaGACATAAGGCACAGCTATCATATCAGCTGGTGAAGACAACAATGCTGCTCATTATGTTTAAGCTATTGCAGCATTGAAACACATTAGAGAGATGAAAAACCTATTAGAGATTTCATCCagaggaaaatgaataaatacctCAGTGCTGGAGTGGACCTTTGTGGAAATGATTCCCACAGCAGATGTGAGGAATGAGCcgtatatatttatttagtcACTATCCTGCAACAACTCATGTTTAGCGGACCTATTGTCTACGATGATTATTACAAGACGCAGACTGAGTCATCATTTGCAGAAGAAAACTATTTTGTAGATGcttctgttgttgctgtttacTATTCAAATGAATTCACTTGTTTAGTGCTTTCACAGCCACAGTTTTCATCATGCATGCACCAGTCACATCAAACACAATTGGTATTCCTAAAAGCATCAACTGCAGATGCTGGGGATGATAGTAGAGTACATGAGAAATCATCACCTCTCTATTTTGACATCAAAGCTCTTCTCGTGGCCTTTCTGTCAGTCTGACAGGTCATATTTTTATAAGCAGCAGAATAAAGTTCATATAATGGCAGGAACACCCGTTGTGATCACTGTGTCACTGGCATACAGGCATCAATAGGCGTGTTAAGTGTGATAGGTACTGTATGTTTATGCAGTGACATTGATTTTTGTGTGGCAACTGTTTCCTTCATGGGATGATTTCTTAGCGATAtctgtttttgtattatttagGTACATTGAATATCTAATGTCAACTCGGATTTCACTGGTTCAACAATGGCATACAtccaagcatttttttttaaatagttttaCTCACATGACTATGACAAAtgctattactaccactaccactaaaATTATGATAATATGATTATACATAATAGCATAGGCAATATTATAGGCTTACTGTGCATATTGTGTGGGACAGTGGTTCTTTAACATAAAATCCATATTGAATAAATCTTACTCTGGAACTAAGGATGATTAAAACCTACTAGTTAATAGTGGACCCTCCAGAAATATAACCCCATTTTGGGTCCTAGCCCATAGTGTGCTAAGTGCTGCTGAAGGCTATATTTGAAATAactttttgcacttttgttctccatgattttttttctttgcccatGAGAAGGTATTAGCCCTGAAAATGTCCCCAATGGAAAGAATTATAATTGTTGGCACCTCATGAATGTACTGACTCTTATTTTCTAATGAATTCCTTATGAATTGACATCCATCAGAATCAATCAACATGCAGGTCTCATCTGTCCTTGGCCACAGTTCCTTGCCTAGTCCAGCGATatgatctgtctgtgtgtgtttgtgcgtgtgtgtgtgtgtgcatgtgagctaGGTGATGCCCGAGGCCTGAAACTACTCCAAGATGCCTTGGCAAGGCATCCTCTGCCCTGGCAAGCTGAGTTACAGTTGGACAGCCAACTGCTgccctgcctctgtctcttaTTAATCAGCCACTGAATACGTAATGGCTTTAACTCAATAGGTTTCATGACCTGAATCATTGCATGTTTATCAATCTCACCAATTCCTTCATTTAAAGAACCCAGTGCAAACCTAgcagtatgtgtgttttatagCCTTGTGATCATCGTTTAATCATATCCCAAATGCTGTGGATGGTTTAATATTAGCTATATTGTCCTTGAAAATACAGATTACAGTGAAAAATGCTTTTGACCAGATGAAAAAAAGacaccattttgtttttgttttttataattggaacacattcatgtttttattgagtAAAAGACTGAATACAGCTGGTGTTACTGTTGCTCCCTGTATGTACATCCAAAACGGCGCAGCAGTTTTCATTGCGACTGCATGCCCCAGTCCGTCTCTATAGCAACCCGCCTTAGTTACGCCGTCCCCTCTGTTCACCTGTGAGATGCCCAGCTGGGGCTAAATCAACCACTCAGATGTGATAAGGCATATTAGTTCATCAGCAGTTTAGCCATGTGCCTACAGTGTAAAAAAATGACTGGAATACTGTCTGGAACAGATATATTACTAAGATTCATTGTATAAGGACAAAATGTCTGCGCATATTTATTCTGCAATAAATACTGAGCATaattactgtatatatttatatatagaaCACGATGTCAAATGTACAGGGATATAATTAAAGTGTGAAACATACAGTGTGCACATACCTGTAAGAAGAAAGAGAGTAGATATAtgtgaagagagaaaacagtgtgtgtgtgcgtgtgtgtgtctgtgtgtgcgtgtgtgcgcgcgcgtgagTATGAAGCTGCTGAACTTAAAGGGGTTGTGCGTGGATTACGTATCGCGTGTTCTTTCTACTTATATATAGTACAAACCATCCTTTACTTTTAGAATATTTACATCTTCCTCTTTCTGCGTGTCTGTATCCAAGTGTTTAAAGCTTCCAGTATCAAAACACAGTCACATTATATGTCATAtttcaatatataatatattgtaTAACATTCGGTTCATATATATTCTCATAAAGAGTATAAAAACACAGCTGAAGATGGTGACAGAGGATAGGTAGCGTTTATGACGTcaggatctgattggctgcgagcatgTGACCTCACGCTGAGGTTACATGGAGTCGAAGTCGTGGTCGTTGGGCTCGATGACTTCAGGGGTCATGACCCTGCCCATGAAGAGGATGGACCCTGGGAGCAGAGGAGGTGGAGTTgggttacaaacacacattcacatgcataaCATCACACATTTATCAAAGTGCTAGATGCACTCAAagctacacacaaacacacagacacgtacacAGTCATATTTAGTACTTGATGCATGCATTCAAAGCTGcatgcgcagacacacacatacagtcaatCATTTAGTAATTGATATATGCAGACATATATATTCTCACACCCCTCATACCACTACTCAAGCttgtgcacatgtacacacacacacacacctgtcctcCGGTTTCTGATGACGAAGAAGAATGGGTGATCAGCCATGACCTGTGGGTACAGCACCAGAGTCCTGGTCAGGGCTATcattcctgagagagagagagagagagagagagagagagagagagagagagagagagagagagagagagagagagagagagagagagagagagagaaagagaaagagagggggggaaaacaATTGCCATTGTTACTCACTGACAGAGGGGGGCAGTGTTTGGTGAAGTTTGAAGAACTTAGTGAAGTTTGCCGTGTGAGATCTGCTCATACAAAAAAAGATGTAGGaattatactactactaataataataataattaatatgatgttgatgatgaagaAGGTGAAGTCTACCTGACCCAACGGCTCCCTCTGCCCCTTCCTCAGTCACCTCCAGGTAGGCCTTCTGCACTGCCTTCCCAATGAACAGGTCCTTCCcatctggaacacacacacatacacacacacacacacacacacacacacagacacacacacacacacacacacacacggatcaGCACCTTACCTTACCAGAACAGttaatgtgagtgtgagagCTGCTAGCTGAGATGTGAAGACGGTGTGACGTTGAGTCTAAATTGAGACTGAAGCTCTCTTGGCTAGGGAGCCTGTGCATCAGCATATGTGTGAAGGTGCAGCATATGCAGCTATAGGGAGCATTTAGAGTATACACACTTATCAGTCAACATTGAAAAACAGCAGGGTGGGGTCACATTATCCAGTGCCATTTGAAAAAGCTGCTCTActctgacaaaaaaataaataaaaaacacattgctGGAAGTTATTAGCTATCTTGGACCTTTTACTTACGAAATTGGAATGTTTTAGATGATGTGACCACCtgtattctttaaaaaaaatttagCAATAAACATctgctaatgtttttttttttttttttcccaaaatggacttcaagcattttggaatgaaaccttccTGATCCACCTCCTCAGCTACCAATGCACCACTGCTCTATAGTACAGGATCGGTTTCACCATATTCTACCAACGCCTCCTGGCACAGCTGTCCACATCAGCCGATCGATATGCACAACTGTTTTGGGCTAGGTTAAGCCTCCATCTTACTTCTCATTGATCATGAAGGATCTTGATCTTGAGGGATCGTTTAGCAGTCAGATCTATGTGGGATCAGATCCTGCTGGACTGACTGAAGGGAATTTTCACTTTGCGAATACCTTTACTGTGATTTTGTACATTTGCTTATATGCACATGTAATTTGTCTGTCACTTTTATGTTTGTGATAATGCTGCTTTCTCTGCCAGGTCTCTCTCGAGAAAGAGACTTTGAATGGGACCTGATTCTGAATGGGACCacctattatttattttaatgaaaatcaaGCTGATGGCAAGTGCTGGTATTGTTTCTCCCTATAtttatctgtgtctctcttactctctctctctctctctggatctaTTTTTACCAGATGATGTGACAGTTCTGACCTGCCCACTCAGTGCCAGTTACCTTGGTTACCTTAGAAAGTACCGGAGGGTACTTCACTGCAGCCAAggaacagaaacactgaatcaaCTTCTCATGCTCAACACTTCAGTTTATTTCTCttactaactctctctctctctctctctctgtacgcatttgtgtttgagtttttgtgtgttcctgcatacagtctgtctgtgtgctttcATAATTATGCATATGCTAGTGTATTTGCGTGTGCCTTTGGTTTTATCTGCACAGGTGTGcccatatttgtgtgtgtgtgtgttctaatgTGCcttatgtctgttttgtttcccaaacagctgtctctctctctcacctgtcatGGCAGAGAGATCAGCGTCCTTGCTGAAGATGTTCTTTACTCCTAGCTCCTGCAGAGTGTCCCTCAGGTCGATCTTCTGCTCCACCTTGAACCTGAAAAGTGCAGTAAGAGTTTCAAAGGTCACAGGTCATAATTATGGTCAGAGTTTTGTGGAGCAATGGCGAGGTAAAATGCAGCATGCGGATTAGTGGTTAGAGGGACAATCAAGGGGTCACAGATTaaatccctgcaacagccaacaTGCGTccatgaacagctgtgtgtccttGAGCAGGACACACCCTAACCCCAGTTAtagataaaagcatcagctgaATTCTTAGCATCACACGCGTGTGTCTGTACATCCGTCTCTGTGTGAATCTATATCTCAACTAGGCAAATAAGTAGGTAGGTAGGTCAACCTTCTGCCTCTTAAAGgcaaaatccaccctaaaacacttgtACCTTGCCTTTCTAGGTGCCTTTTGTcttttggtggtgtatttttctatcCCCACACATAACTAGCCAAACATAGATGCCGTCACATTGAgttatttccagtgcagcttcaatagagtttaatagcagaaaataaatacatgaataaaaattTAACTAAAACCTCAAAGGTAAAAgtcaagttttggtgtcagtccctcagaatcaaagaccaagggcttctttctagactcaagagataccaatttctccgacaacagcagcctcaatagaccagaatgcaatacaGCCACAAGATATGTTGCATTTTGATTAAGAGCTGCGACTGTCGCTCTTTCTGGACTGAAAAAAAGTGGGAattgatgggtgtgtgtgtgtgtatgtgttcgcatgtgcatatgtgagcgtgtctgtgtgtgttattttgtgtgGATGTCCATCTCACCTAGGCAGGTAGACCTCCACCTTCTGCCGTTTGACATTATTAGCCCACTCCTCCAGCAGCGGGGCTTTGATGATGGGCTCCAGGGCAGCCAGTGGCACCTCCTGCCGAGGCAGGACGATCATCATGGACATGTCCTCTCCCTCATAGGGCATCTCCAGCACCTGGTACACCCCGCCCGCCTCCTGGGAGCCGTCACTGAACTCACCTGGTGGGGGGACACATGCACAGATGTAGGCATAAAaagacacgcacatacatacacatgtgcagCGGGTAGTGTGAACTTCGCTGGGGGGGAACATACACAGATGTGAGCATGTGAAGAAACACTGATCGATTTTATTGATTACAGTGCGCATGGTCGTATCTCTTTACTTTTCCACAATGCAGTAGTTAAGAAGCACTGCAGTAAGCTTGGAGATATAAGGGTTTAGCTACATATATCTCATTACCTCTTACCAAGAGCACATTGCCAAAATCCCAAGCAAGACTAATTAGGCAGCAaaagttagtgtgtgtgtgcctccaatttttatttattttattttttttacacaaatatGCGATAGAATGTCTTGAACCCATTATGCCAGGAATTTAAGCTAAGTGAAATAGACACAAGATAAGGTGCTATTTCATCtagtaaaaacacacatgcttgcatacattcacacacacacacacacacacacacaaacacacacacacacacttcgggAATCTTCAATTGCCAGGCTTTGTTCAAATCTTTGCacatgatttttcttttgaagcGACTTAAAAGAGGAAATTAAAAACAGACTTAGTTAGCATCCTTGCCTAACTTAGCATTCTGGGTAACGGTTGCTGGTGTCGGGCGAGgcaacagtgcagcagagcATGGGGTCCAGCGCCCATGAAACATCTTACTTTACCAATATGATCATGCTCCAGAATAAGAATGCTAACACAGCCTTCTCTCTAAGGACCTGTCCCTATTCTGTAGCtctcacgcatgcacacacacacacacacacgcctgcacagaaacagaaaaagagacacacacacacacacacacaattccttGATCCTGAGTATGTGAGTTGGTAAGCACCCTGTGTACTTAGATGTATCGTGTAGTGCACGATCTGACTGCACAAATACAGACTGCACCAAAATAACTCTAACGCACCAACTTTAGCAGCAGTGCAGTAAGAATATGATGTAAATCGTTTTGGCAGTTCACCAGACAAAAACTGACTGGATGTGAAAGAGACCTACTAGAATCACTTAGATAGAAACAGAGCATTaaagcagacaggcaggacTCTGTGCGGTCAGTCTTGTACATCACAGTCTTGTACATCACAGCTAGTGCCTCCAAAACACCAAATACGGCAACATCTGACACAACTAAGActtgaaaacacaacacacaaggaCTAGGTATGGAAAGATTCACTACAACCATTTAGATATGTACTGACAACACCAATACAGATAAAGTCTCCAAACCATCTGTTATATTAGACTTAGTGCCTAAGCAGATTTAACAACACAGCAACTCCAAAACATCACATACAGCAGCACTTGACACCAAACAGCCCCTTACAGCTATAATCTGACTTTAATGAAATGGCCTTCAAAACACATCACACAGGGACAAGGCATGGAAAGGCCTATTAGATCCATTCAGGTATAAAATGACTGGTTACATACAAAAGTCTTTACTAAAAAAGCAGATTCCCACGCACACGGATCGTACCTCTGCATATTTTATTGTCGACGTTTCTTTCTCAAGGGGATTTCATTCCTCGCACCACAAATGAGAAcgcagtggtgtgtgtgctaTTTCTATCTATTTGGATTTACATACAAAGTCTTACCAGTACAGACCTAACAAGTCCCTTTAGACAGACTTGGGCATTTACAGCTAATGCATTTAACTACTCAAAATTAACTAAAAACATAGCACATGACAaagtgtgtgaaatgtgtgtgaagATATATTAGACCAATTACAATATAAACGCCAATAGACTTATAAGACTCCATACAAACACAGTCTTGTATGTTCCACCTAATGTCAGAGTAGATTTAACACAGACTGTCACAACACAGTTAAATGCTGCATCTTACATTAGCAAAATAGCCATCAAAACACACTAGACTAGGTGCAAATAGACCTATCAGCAGCTATTGTGCAAGTGAAGTAAGCTTCAGCAACAATACAGACCAATAAAGACggcacacagagaaagaaaagaggaatatTTCCTGGGAATAACAGTccaaaaatgaatattttagATCCAAGattaacattttaaataacCTCGGGAAATATGAGAAGATATTCAGGGACACCACTGAAACAGtaaaactctcacacacacacacactccctaccATAGTAGAAGTCTCCCTGCTGGTACATCATGAGGGTCTGGACCTCGGAGCCGTCGTCCTTGCTGAAGGAGAAGGTTCTGGTGTTCTCCGGTCTGAACTGGTTCTTCCAGGAGCCTCTGAAGTAGACGGCGTTCACCAGGGTGAGGCGGGTCACGCTGCTGAAGTCCTCGGCTGACAGCAGCTCACGGATCTTACCTGGAGGGAGTGATACGTACATTGTGCGCGTACTTTAGAATGGTTTTATCCACATGAATTTTCAGTAGCCTAAGGGCAACGACCCACCATGATGCAGGTGTTTTACACCACTCAGAATGGAGTTTATTATTTGGGCAATGCAGTGGGGCAACACAGTGAAACACAGGGttggaaatgtattcaaatgtttACTGGTTTGTGTTCTTTTGCATGTATATGTATTGTGCATATGTATTTAGACACACTTGTCTGGACGCACAAAATGCATATGCAACTCCGTGGACACTGTTGCCCAAAAAGTTGCCCTTTCACATGTGCTCCAGTGCAAAATAATCAGGTAGCATaaagcatacagtatattggggGTTTGAAGATGCACGTACTAATGTATTCATACTAT
This region includes:
- the serpini1 gene encoding neuroserpin, giving the protein MLILDVLCPPLLLLLLSVLLPGYGCRAADIPEDTTAEFSVRLYHRLQATGGEDNIIFSPLSVAVALGMVELGARGASLEEIRQAVGFSHLPPGEEFSLLQNLTAALSDDDTHYVIRFANSLFLQEGVTFNPEFLRLMRKYFRAEVETVDFSESAAVAEQINSWVENHTESKIRELLSAEDFSSVTRLTLVNAVYFRGSWKNQFRPENTRTFSFSKDDGSEVQTLMMYQQGDFYYGEFSDGSQEAGGVYQVLEMPYEGEDMSMMIVLPRQEVPLAALEPIIKAPLLEEWANNVKRQKVEVYLPRFKVEQKIDLRDTLQELGVKNIFSKDADLSAMTDGKDLFIGKAVQKAYLEVTEEGAEGAVGSGMIALTRTLVLYPQVMADHPFFFVIRNRRTGSILFMGRVMTPEVIEPNDHDFDSM